In the genome of Sinorhizobium chiapasense, the window ATGACGATTTGAGACGCGGGCAGCCGACGGTGCACATCGCCTTCGACGAGGCGACCGCGATTCTGGCCGGTGACAGCCTGCTGACCTTCGCCTTCGACATCATTGCCGCACCGGAAACGCCGCTTTCCGACCGGCAAAAGACGGCGCTGATATTGGCGCTTGCACGCGCTTCCGGGCACGGCGGCATGGCCGGCGGGCAGGCGCTTGACCTCGCCGCCGAGAAAACGGCGCCCGGCGAGGCGGGCATTGTCACGCTGCAGGCGATGAAGACCGGGGCGCTCATTCGTTTCGCCTGCGAGGCGGGCGCAATCATCGCCGATGCGTCGGACGAGGATCGGCGGCGGCTGCGCGCATTCGGCGAAAAGATCGGCCTCGCCTTCCAGCTCGCCGACGACCTGCTCGACCTGACCGCGGATGCGGAGGCGATGGGCAAGGCCACCGGCAAGGACGCGGCGCGCGGCAAGGGCACGCTCGTGGCGCTTCACGGCCAGGCCTGGGCCGAGCGCGAACTGGAGGAGCTGGTGGCGCAGGCGGAAAATCTGCTTCAGCCCTATGGCGCCCGCTCGGCCATCCTCGTCGAGACTGCCCGTTTCGTCGCCAACCGCAGGAGCTAAAGCCCGTGAGCAAATACTGGTCGCCGATCGTCTCCGCGCTGAAACCCTATGTCCCGGGCGAACAGCCGCGCATGGCGAACCTCGTCAAGCTGAACACCAACGAAAACCCCTACGCGCCTTCGGACAAGGTGATCGAGGCGATCCGGGCTGCGGCAAATGCCGATCTCAGGCTCTATCCGGATCCGCTCGCGCTCGACTTGCGGGCAGCGATCGCGGCGCGATATGGCGTCGAACCGGAGGAGGTCTTCGTCGGCAACGGTTCCGACGAAGTACTGGCGCACAGCTTCGCCGCGCTCTTGAAACACGATCGGCCGCTGCTCTATCCGGATATCTCCTATAGCTTCTATCCGACCTATGCGGGCCTCTTCGGCATCGACGCCGTCGAGGTGCCGCTCGACGATGCCTTCCGCGTCGACATTGCCGACTACCGTCGCCCCACCGGCGCGATCATTCTTCCCAATCCGAACGCGCCGACCGGCATCGGCCTGCCGCTTGCGACGATTGAGACACTGGTGGCCGAGCATCCCGATCAGCCGGTGGTGATCGACGAGGCCTATGTCGACTTCGGCGGCGAATCCGCGACCGCTCTGGTCCCGAAATACGAAAACCTGCTCGTCGTGCAGACCTTCTCCAAATCGCGCGCGCTTGCGGGCTTACGCGTCGGCTTCGCGATCGGCCAGCGGCCGCTGATCGAGGCGCTGGAGCGCGTCAAGGACAGCTTCAACTCCTATCCGCTCGGGCGGGCAGCCCAGGCCGGCGCCATCGCCGCGATCAAGGACGAGGCCTGGTTCCAAGCGACGCGCGGCAAGATCATTGCTTCGCGGGAGAAATTGACGAGCGAACTCAAAAGGCGCGGTTTCGAGGTCCTGCCGTCGCAGGCGAACTTCGTTTTCGCCCGGCATCCGAACCATGCGGGAGGGACCTTGGCCGCGAAGCTGCGCGAACGGGCGGTTATCGTGCGCCATTTCGCCAAGCCGCGAATTGCGGATTTCCTGCGCATCACCATCGGCACCGATGAGGAATGCGCAAGGCTGGTCGCGGTGCTCGACGAGATTCTGTGAGCTCACCCCTCCCCAACCCCTCCCCACAGGTCCCCAACCCTCCCCACAGGGGGGAGGGGTTG includes:
- the hisC gene encoding histidinol-phosphate transaminase, translating into MSKYWSPIVSALKPYVPGEQPRMANLVKLNTNENPYAPSDKVIEAIRAAANADLRLYPDPLALDLRAAIAARYGVEPEEVFVGNGSDEVLAHSFAALLKHDRPLLYPDISYSFYPTYAGLFGIDAVEVPLDDAFRVDIADYRRPTGAIILPNPNAPTGIGLPLATIETLVAEHPDQPVVIDEAYVDFGGESATALVPKYENLLVVQTFSKSRALAGLRVGFAIGQRPLIEALERVKDSFNSYPLGRAAQAGAIAAIKDEAWFQATRGKIIASREKLTSELKRRGFEVLPSQANFVFARHPNHAGGTLAAKLRERAVIVRHFAKPRIADFLRITIGTDEECARLVAVLDEIL
- a CDS encoding polyprenyl synthetase family protein; this translates as MKETSSFSAHLKANALAVEDLLSDLLGPVVGADEIARPANLLAAMRHGVLNGGKRLRPFLVSECTALLEGDANAALRIGAALECVHCYSLVHDDLPAMDDDDLRRGQPTVHIAFDEATAILAGDSLLTFAFDIIAAPETPLSDRQKTALILALARASGHGGMAGGQALDLAAEKTAPGEAGIVTLQAMKTGALIRFACEAGAIIADASDEDRRRLRAFGEKIGLAFQLADDLLDLTADAEAMGKATGKDAARGKGTLVALHGQAWAERELEELVAQAENLLQPYGARSAILVETARFVANRRS